The following coding sequences are from one Streptomyces sp. NBC_01485 window:
- a CDS encoding sugar ABC transporter permease, whose translation MAMRGYGGRLGAYAGVVRRRLPEGALGPVPALLTLAVIWIVFQGLDDKFLSPRNLSVLSVDIVGTGMIAVGIVFVLLIGEIDLSVGSLAGLAGAVFAALNVNLGMPEWLAVIIAVLCGAAAGAVHGFSFARIGVPAFVVTLAGLLAWNGLMLVLLGTETSINLSEDGLVAMLTSRYFGAPVVTYGLAALATAAYLAVSYRNRGRRGAAGMPQRPVGEIWARTALLAVAAFATVYVLGRFEGLPLALLLFLGVIVVSDLLLRRTPYGRQVLALGGGEEAARRAGVDVTRVRISVFMVSGTLAAVGGLFVASRLTSASQVPGSGMLLINAIAAAVIGGTSLFGGHGSTWSALLGVLIIQSIASGMALLGVDPPVQIMITGGVLYTAVVFDSLARRAAEARGRE comes from the coding sequence ATGGCCATGAGGGGGTACGGCGGGCGTCTCGGGGCGTATGCCGGGGTGGTCCGCCGCAGGCTGCCCGAAGGGGCGCTCGGCCCGGTCCCGGCGCTGCTCACGCTCGCCGTGATCTGGATCGTCTTCCAGGGCCTCGACGACAAGTTCCTCTCGCCGCGCAACCTGTCCGTCCTCAGCGTGGACATCGTCGGGACGGGCATGATCGCCGTCGGCATCGTCTTCGTCCTGCTGATCGGCGAGATCGACCTGTCGGTGGGCTCGCTCGCGGGCCTGGCGGGCGCCGTGTTCGCGGCGCTGAACGTGAACCTCGGGATGCCGGAATGGCTCGCCGTGATCATCGCGGTGCTCTGCGGCGCGGCCGCCGGGGCCGTCCACGGGTTCTCCTTCGCCAGGATCGGCGTGCCCGCGTTCGTCGTCACCCTCGCGGGGCTGCTGGCCTGGAACGGGCTGATGCTCGTCCTGCTGGGGACGGAGACCTCCATCAACCTCAGCGAGGACGGCCTGGTCGCCATGCTGACCAGCCGCTACTTCGGCGCGCCCGTCGTCACCTACGGGCTGGCGGCGCTCGCCACGGCCGCCTACCTCGCCGTCTCGTACCGCAACCGCGGGCGCCGCGGCGCCGCCGGGATGCCGCAGCGGCCGGTGGGCGAGATCTGGGCGCGGACGGCCCTGCTGGCGGTGGCGGCGTTCGCCACCGTCTACGTGCTGGGCCGGTTCGAGGGCCTGCCGCTGGCGCTGCTGCTGTTCCTGGGCGTCATCGTCGTCTCGGACCTCCTGCTGCGCCGCACGCCCTACGGCCGGCAGGTCCTCGCCCTGGGCGGCGGGGAGGAGGCGGCCCGGCGGGCGGGCGTCGACGTGACGCGCGTACGGATCTCCGTGTTCATGGTGTCGGGGACGCTGGCGGCGGTCGGCGGCCTGTTCGTCGCGTCGCGGCTCACCTCGGCGAGCCAGGTCCCCGGCTCCGGAATGCTGCTGATCAACGCCATCGCCGCCGCCGTCATCGGCGGCACCAGCCTCTTCGGCGGCCACGGCTCGACCTGGTCCGCGCTGCTGGGAGTGCTCATCATCCAGTCGATCGCCTCGGGCATGGCCCTGCTCGGAGTCGACCCCCCGGTCCAGATCATGATCACCGGCGGCGTGCTGTACACGGCGGTGGTCTTCGACTCCCTGGCCCGGCGGGCGGCGGAGGCGCGGGGACGGGAGTGA
- a CDS encoding ATP-binding SpoIIE family protein phosphatase codes for MEETGSVRDVVDEALTARVTVDEHGTVTGWNAGAEALLGHAAAQILGRPAAALLAEEPTAAEVPPFAGLPRWHGELALRHRDGHRVEARVLAHHHAAPESGGPGGPGGSGEPGGEWLVLSALTGREPVPADDGLVGWSFTQSPFSAMALYDTGLRLRRANAGMEHSMALTERDMRGLRVPEIVDDEAGEVAEQDMLQVLASGRTHYRENYLRTAGDTREHAWSVVLSPLRDSAGGTRGVCLSAQDITEQFWARKRLQLIAEAGRRIGRTLDVTRTAQELADVSVPDLADFVSVDLLASLDAGDGGDGAHSGDGGDEAYPDTGAGGGSLVLRRIAHQSVLPGIPEAAVVPGGTEEYPAGAPPAESVRSGRSLLHRTTDPAIVDWAARHPLRADRIREFGIHSVMTVPLTARGSVLGVAVFVRHRHPEPFQQDDLVLAEELTARAAVCIDNARRYTRERGTAVALQRSLLPQGLPEQDAVEVASRYLPAGARAGVGGDWFDVIPLSGARVALVVGDVVGHGIHASATMGRLRTAVRTLADIDLPPDELLTHLDDLVVRLAGEDVGATCLYAVYDPVSRRCTLARAGHPLPVVVSPDGDTGADGTVELLDLPTGPPLGLGGLPFESAEIELPEGSLLVLYTDGLIASTSGDRDADDGLSLLCRALTRPAASLDTVCDTVLGAVLPHRPIDDVALLVARTRALDSARVAVWDVAPDPAAVAEVRKNAVGQLDLWGLTDAAFVTELVVSELVTNAIRYAEAPIQLRLIHDRSLICEVSDASSTAPHMRRARTYDEGGRGLLLVAQLTQRWGTRPTATGKTIWAEQDVDPSGTP; via the coding sequence ATGGAGGAGACGGGTTCCGTCCGGGACGTCGTCGACGAGGCGCTCACCGCGCGCGTCACCGTCGACGAGCACGGCACCGTGACCGGGTGGAACGCCGGTGCGGAAGCGCTGCTGGGGCATGCGGCGGCGCAGATCCTGGGCCGGCCGGCCGCCGCTCTGCTCGCCGAGGAGCCCACGGCGGCGGAGGTCCCGCCGTTCGCCGGGCTGCCGAGGTGGCACGGGGAACTCGCCCTCCGGCACCGGGACGGTCACCGCGTCGAGGCGCGTGTGCTGGCCCACCACCACGCGGCACCGGAGTCCGGCGGGCCGGGCGGGCCCGGCGGGTCGGGTGAGCCCGGCGGGGAGTGGCTGGTGCTCTCCGCCCTGACCGGGCGGGAACCCGTGCCCGCCGACGACGGCCTGGTCGGCTGGAGCTTCACCCAGTCCCCGTTCAGCGCGATGGCCCTGTACGACACCGGGCTGCGGCTGCGGCGGGCCAACGCCGGCATGGAACACTCCATGGCGCTCACCGAGCGTGACATGCGCGGGCTGCGCGTGCCCGAGATCGTGGACGACGAGGCGGGCGAGGTCGCCGAGCAGGACATGCTCCAGGTGCTGGCGAGCGGCCGGACGCACTACCGCGAGAACTATCTGCGCACCGCCGGTGACACCCGCGAGCACGCCTGGTCGGTCGTCCTGTCGCCGCTGCGGGACTCCGCCGGCGGGACCCGCGGTGTCTGTCTGTCCGCGCAGGACATCACCGAGCAGTTCTGGGCCCGCAAGCGCCTCCAGTTGATCGCCGAGGCCGGCCGGCGCATCGGCAGAACCCTCGACGTGACCCGGACGGCACAGGAACTGGCGGACGTGTCGGTCCCCGACCTCGCCGACTTCGTCAGCGTCGACCTGCTGGCCTCCCTCGACGCCGGAGACGGCGGAGACGGTGCACACAGCGGAGACGGCGGAGACGAGGCGTACCCGGACACCGGGGCGGGCGGCGGCTCCCTCGTGCTGCGCCGCATCGCCCATCAGTCCGTACTCCCCGGGATCCCCGAGGCGGCCGTCGTCCCGGGCGGGACGGAGGAGTATCCGGCGGGCGCGCCGCCGGCCGAGAGTGTGCGGTCGGGGCGGTCCCTGCTGCACCGGACGACCGATCCCGCGATCGTCGACTGGGCCGCCCGGCACCCGCTGCGGGCCGACCGGATCCGCGAGTTCGGCATCCACTCGGTGATGACCGTGCCCCTGACCGCGCGCGGGAGCGTCCTGGGCGTCGCCGTCTTCGTCCGGCACCGGCACCCCGAGCCGTTCCAGCAGGACGATCTCGTCCTGGCCGAGGAACTGACCGCCAGGGCGGCCGTCTGCATCGACAACGCCCGGCGCTACACCCGCGAGCGTGGCACGGCGGTCGCCCTGCAGCGCAGTCTGCTGCCGCAGGGGCTGCCGGAGCAGGACGCGGTGGAGGTCGCGTCCCGCTACCTCCCGGCCGGCGCCCGGGCCGGGGTGGGCGGGGACTGGTTCGACGTGATCCCGCTGTCCGGCGCGCGGGTGGCGCTGGTCGTGGGGGACGTCGTGGGCCACGGCATCCACGCCTCCGCGACCATGGGGCGGCTGCGGACCGCCGTCCGCACCCTCGCCGACATCGATCTGCCGCCCGACGAGCTGCTCACCCACCTCGACGACCTGGTCGTCCGGCTGGCCGGCGAGGACGTCGGAGCGACCTGTCTGTACGCCGTGTACGACCCCGTCTCGCGCCGCTGCACCCTCGCCCGGGCCGGTCACCCGCTCCCCGTAGTGGTGAGCCCCGACGGCGACACCGGCGCGGACGGCACCGTAGAGCTGCTCGATCTGCCGACCGGGCCGCCGCTCGGGCTCGGCGGGCTGCCCTTCGAGTCGGCCGAGATCGAACTGCCGGAGGGCAGTCTGCTCGTCCTGTACACCGACGGCCTGATCGCGTCCACATCCGGTGATCGTGACGCCGACGACGGTCTGTCCCTGCTGTGCCGGGCGCTCACCCGCCCCGCGGCCTCCCTGGACACGGTGTGCGACACGGTCCTCGGCGCCGTGCTCCCGCACCGGCCCATCGACGACGTCGCCCTGCTCGTCGCCCGCACCCGGGCGCTGGACTCCGCCCGGGTCGCCGTCTGGGACGTCGCGCCCGATCCCGCCGCCGTCGCCGAGGTCCGCAAGAACGCCGTCGGGCAACTGGACCTCTGGGGTCTGACCGACGCGGCCTTCGTCACCGAGCTGGTCGTCAGCGAGCTGGTCACCAACGCCATCCGGTACGCCGAGGCGCCCATCCAGCTCCGTCTCATCCACGACAGAAGCCTCATCTGCGAGGTCTCGGACGCCAGCAGCACCGCGCCGCACATGCGCCGCGCCCGCACCTACGACGAGGGCGGCCGAGGCCTGCTCCTGGTCGCTCAGCTCACCCAGCGCTGGGGCACCCGCCCGACCGCCACCGGCAAGACGATCTGGGCGGAACAGGACGTCGACCCCTCCGGCACACCGTGA
- a CDS encoding DUF5994 family protein, with product MTTALQPAPPPSLPLLRLTLAPHRSMPRPIDGAWWPRSYDLLAELPGLLGGLPPAWGHITRVTVNGSKWSAAPGRILVCNQVVRLSRTVTATAPDTVVLLAPGRGRWDLLVVPPDTAEQAAKPLMAAAADGHA from the coding sequence ATGACCACCGCACTCCAGCCCGCGCCGCCGCCCTCCCTCCCGCTCCTGCGCCTGACCCTGGCTCCCCACCGCTCGATGCCCCGCCCCATCGACGGCGCGTGGTGGCCCCGCTCCTACGATCTGCTCGCCGAACTCCCCGGCCTGCTGGGCGGGTTGCCGCCCGCCTGGGGTCACATCACCAGAGTCACCGTCAACGGGTCGAAGTGGTCCGCCGCGCCCGGCCGGATCCTCGTCTGCAACCAGGTCGTACGGCTGTCCCGGACCGTGACGGCGACCGCCCCGGACACCGTCGTCCTGCTCGCGCCCGGCCGGGGCCGCTGGGACCTGCTGGTCGTCCCGCCCGACACCGCCGAACAGGCCGCGAAACCCCTGATGGCAGCCGCGGCCGACGGCCACGCCTGA
- a CDS encoding ATP-binding cassette domain-containing protein: protein MPVQPLLALRGVSKRFAAVQALVDVELEIGEGEVVALVGDNAAGKSTLVKVISGVGPADKGVIEWQGGAVQIKRPQDAQLLGIATVYQDLAMCGNLDVVGNLFLGREIHRLGILDEVEMERRTRELLHTLSVRIPDVRVPLATLSGGQRQVVAITRLFLGGPRLLLLDEPTASLGVEQTGQLLDLIEELRDQGLGVLLISHNMGDIKAVADRVAVLRLGRNNGLFDVNTTSQEQIIASITGAADNAASHRPTRPEEAWP, encoded by the coding sequence GTGCCGGTTCAGCCGCTGCTGGCGTTGCGCGGTGTGTCCAAGCGGTTCGCCGCCGTCCAGGCGCTGGTGGACGTCGAGCTGGAGATCGGGGAGGGGGAGGTGGTCGCGCTGGTGGGCGACAACGCCGCCGGCAAGTCCACGCTGGTCAAGGTGATCTCGGGGGTCGGTCCCGCCGACAAGGGCGTCATCGAGTGGCAGGGCGGCGCCGTGCAGATCAAGCGGCCCCAGGACGCCCAGCTCCTGGGCATCGCGACCGTCTACCAGGACCTCGCGATGTGCGGGAACCTCGACGTCGTCGGCAATCTCTTCCTCGGCCGGGAGATCCACCGGCTCGGCATCCTCGACGAGGTGGAGATGGAGCGCCGCACCCGCGAGCTGCTGCACACCCTGTCCGTGCGCATACCGGACGTGCGGGTGCCGCTCGCCACGCTGTCCGGCGGCCAGCGGCAGGTCGTCGCGATCACCCGGCTGTTCCTCGGCGGGCCCCGGCTGCTCCTGCTCGACGAGCCCACCGCCTCGCTGGGCGTCGAGCAGACCGGTCAGCTCCTCGACCTCATCGAGGAACTGCGCGACCAGGGTCTCGGGGTGCTGCTCATCAGCCACAACATGGGTGACATCAAGGCCGTCGCCGACCGGGTCGCCGTCCTGCGCCTCGGCCGTAACAACGGTCTGTTCGACGTGAACACGACCTCCCAGGAACAGATCATCGCCTCCATCACCGGAGCGGCCGACAACGCCGCCTCCCACCGCCCGACCCGCCCGGAGGAAGCATGGCCATGA